A genomic stretch from Sphingorhabdus pulchriflava includes:
- a CDS encoding queuosine precursor transporter encodes MTDGPSTGTMIPRSLFVYALLYGGLVVLAGVLGTKISEIGPLHVESGIFAFLMLVVLSSAVAELHGKDTADKLVRYGFLPLILSMALIFIVIRMPPAPFWTLQDQFAGILGQGARLQLAGLISYGISQTLNVYVFTKLKGEGSGRAAWLRGLIAGLLSQALDTVLFITIAFYGVVDPGSGQEMPIVDIMTGQIIAKLTLVVVFVPLLITACVKLGQRLDGKAA; translated from the coding sequence ATGACCGACGGCCCAAGCACCGGAACGATGATCCCGCGATCGCTGTTTGTCTATGCTTTGCTCTATGGCGGGCTGGTGGTGCTGGCGGGTGTGCTCGGCACCAAGATTTCGGAAATCGGGCCGCTGCATGTCGAATCGGGCATCTTCGCCTTTCTGATGCTGGTGGTGCTATCAAGCGCAGTAGCCGAACTGCACGGCAAGGACACCGCTGACAAACTCGTCCGCTATGGTTTCTTGCCGCTCATCCTTTCGATGGCGCTGATCTTCATCGTCATCCGCATGCCCCCCGCCCCCTTCTGGACGTTACAAGACCAATTTGCGGGCATCCTCGGCCAGGGCGCGCGTCTTCAGCTGGCCGGCCTAATATCCTATGGTATTTCGCAAACCCTGAACGTCTATGTTTTCACCAAGCTGAAGGGCGAAGGCAGCGGGCGGGCGGCCTGGCTGCGCGGGCTGATTGCGGGTTTGCTCTCGCAGGCGCTCGATACCGTGCTGTTTATCACCATCGCATTCTATGGCGTGGTCGATCCCGGCAGCGGGCAGGAAATGCCGATTGTCGACATCATGACGGGTCAGATCATCGCCAAGCTGACCCTGGTGGTGGTGTTCGTGCCCCTGCTGATCACCGCTTGCGTCAAGCTTGGGCAACGATTGGACGGCAAGGCCGCCTGA
- a CDS encoding LON peptidase substrate-binding domain-containing protein, which yields MTVKRISIFPLSGVIMLPGMQLPLHIFEPRYRSLVSDALARDRMIGMIQPKSGGEHPPLFAVGCLGRIDDVEALEDGRYNIVLEGLQRFTLTRELDVGTPFRQIEAELWEEDELGEALSLGERASFEIEARRFAEAQGYAVDWNAVGELDDYSLVNIVAQIAPFDAAAKQALLEAKGLATRSELIVQLMQFFGRHDGSDDRVTLQ from the coding sequence ATGACGGTTAAGCGGATCTCGATCTTCCCGCTCTCAGGGGTGATCATGCTTCCCGGCATGCAATTGCCGCTGCATATTTTTGAGCCGCGCTACCGTTCGCTCGTCAGCGATGCTTTGGCGCGCGACCGGATGATCGGGATGATCCAGCCCAAAAGCGGCGGCGAGCATCCTCCGTTGTTTGCGGTGGGCTGTCTGGGCCGGATCGACGATGTCGAGGCGCTCGAAGACGGGCGCTATAACATCGTTCTCGAAGGGTTGCAGCGCTTCACCCTCACCCGCGAGCTTGACGTCGGAACGCCGTTTCGCCAGATCGAGGCGGAATTGTGGGAAGAGGATGAATTGGGCGAGGCGCTCTCGCTGGGCGAACGCGCGTCGTTTGAAATCGAGGCGCGCCGTTTCGCCGAAGCGCAGGGCTATGCGGTCGACTGGAACGCGGTGGGCGAACTCGACGATTACTCGCTGGTCAATATCGTCGCGCAGATCGCGCCCTTCGATGCGGCGGCCAAGCAGGCCCTGCTAGAGGCCAAGGGGCTGGCAACGCGCAGCGAACTGATTGTCCAGCTGATGCAGTTTTTTGGCCGCCATGATGGCTCTGACGACCGGGTAACGTTGCAATAA
- a CDS encoding NupC/NupG family nucleoside CNT transporter has protein sequence MQILMSLGGMVLILAIAFLLSSNRKAIRPRVVLSAFALQAGLAALVLYVPWGNRVLQGAAAGVSNLLGYANEGTKFLFGGLATDPLGQNFAIQALPVIIFFAAFISILYYLGVMQYVIRWIGGGLQKITGISKVESLCAASNIFVGQSESPLVIRPYLATLNPAQLFCVMTVGMAGVAGTILAAYASMGIRIDYLIAAAFMSAPGGILMAKLIMPDEEIAPEPEDIYLPQARISAEGPAALLPEGGPHPVPAAADHDEEKPANIIMAAAQGAQTGVRLAVAVGAMVLAFVALVALANGILGGIGNAIGLQGLSFQGLLGYVFAPVMYLLGVPWNEAVQAGGLFGTKIVLNEFVAFIDLGALKTLSATTVAIVTFALCGFANFSSIAIQMAVTGGLAPNQRPMIAKLGLKALAAGSLSNLMSAALAGLFLSLA, from the coding sequence ATGCAAATCCTGATGAGCCTTGGCGGAATGGTGCTGATCCTTGCGATCGCCTTCCTGCTGTCCTCCAACCGTAAGGCGATCCGCCCACGCGTCGTGCTGTCGGCCTTTGCGCTGCAGGCAGGGCTGGCGGCGCTGGTGCTCTATGTGCCCTGGGGCAACCGGGTTTTGCAAGGCGCGGCGGCTGGGGTATCCAACTTGCTGGGCTATGCCAATGAAGGCACGAAATTCCTCTTCGGCGGGCTCGCCACCGATCCGCTGGGGCAGAATTTCGCGATTCAGGCACTCCCCGTCATCATATTCTTCGCCGCTTTCATTTCGATCCTCTATTATCTCGGAGTGATGCAATATGTCATCCGCTGGATCGGCGGCGGCCTGCAGAAAATCACCGGCATTTCAAAGGTCGAAAGCCTGTGCGCGGCCTCGAACATTTTTGTCGGCCAGTCGGAATCGCCGCTGGTGATCCGCCCCTATCTCGCGACGCTCAACCCTGCGCAGCTCTTCTGCGTGATGACGGTCGGCATGGCCGGGGTCGCGGGAACGATCCTCGCCGCCTATGCCTCGATGGGCATTCGCATCGATTACCTCATCGCCGCCGCCTTCATGTCGGCCCCGGGTGGAATATTGATGGCGAAGCTGATCATGCCCGATGAAGAAATCGCACCCGAACCCGAAGACATATATTTGCCTCAAGCACGCATCAGCGCTGAAGGGCCCGCTGCACTGCTACCGGAAGGAGGCCCGCATCCCGTGCCTGCGGCTGCAGACCATGATGAGGAAAAGCCTGCCAATATCATTATGGCAGCTGCACAAGGCGCGCAAACAGGCGTTCGGCTTGCCGTCGCAGTCGGCGCGATGGTTCTTGCCTTCGTTGCACTGGTAGCGCTGGCGAACGGCATTCTTGGCGGAATCGGCAATGCAATTGGCCTTCAAGGGCTCAGTTTCCAGGGGCTTTTGGGTTATGTCTTTGCACCGGTCATGTATCTGCTCGGCGTTCCGTGGAACGAAGCCGTGCAGGCGGGTGGGCTGTTCGGCACCAAGATCGTCCTCAACGAATTTGTCGCCTTCATCGATCTGGGTGCACTGAAAACCTTGTCTGCAACGACGGTCGCCATCGTCACCTTTGCGCTGTGCGGCTTCGCCAATTTCAGCTCGATCGCGATCCAGATGGCGGTCACCGGCGGCCTCGCCCCCAACCAGCGCCCAATGATCGCCAAGCTGGGGCTGAAGGCGCTGGCCGCAGGGTCGCTGTCCAACCTGATGAGCGCGGCGTTAGCAGGGCTGTTTCTGTCTTTGGCCTGA
- the mutS gene encoding DNA mismatch repair protein MutS has product MDSRPAKNVALPGLETPTPMMAQYLKLKAKAGDCMLFYRMGDFFELFFDDAKAASQTLDIALTSRGEHGGQPIPMCGVPVHAAEGYLARLIKAGHRVAIAEQTETPEEAKARGGSKALVARDIIRFVTAGTLTEDSLLDSWASNILVALAEAGGEIGLAAADISTGYFEVSCVSASALEAELARLGPSEVVAPESFTAQPYGAIERPRDDFDSMAGKGALAAHFGSTDFASLSRAELAAAGGLLAYLEHVGQGKMPFLKVPVRREVQQYLLIDQATRDSLEITRSANGGGRAGSLLAEIDRTITGAGARQLAADLSAPLMDKGAIEARLALVQWFHDAPLLRDSTRAALRQLPDIARALGRVVAGRGSPRDLGQIRDGLDGARILRERLGAMAERPALLESLLPALDGHGAMVDLFSRALVPTPPTEASQGGYIAEGYDAALDALRLAGRDGRAAVAAMEARYRASTGISALKIRHNGVLGYFVEVPAKNADPLMAAGSGFTHRQTMAGAVRFNSPELHEEALRITQASGHALAAEAAHLEELIGHVLVRRDAIAASADALARIDVAAALAERAAEGRWCLPEFVPGNELQIEGGRHPVVESALARLGERFIANDCGLAPDKRLWLVSGPNMGGKSTFLRQNALIVILAQAGSYVPASTARLGLVDRLFSRVGASDNLARGRSTFMVEMVETAAILAQATERSFVILDEVGRGTSTYDGLAIAWAVVEGIHEANRCRCLFATHYHELTRLADTLDALSLHHVRAKEYKGDLVLLHEVSDGPADRSYGIAVAKLAGLPPPVLARATQVLEKLEKGRAETGGLAAGLGDMPLFGAALNAAEAKVDAVREKLSGMDIDALTPRQALDLLYELKGLAGEE; this is encoded by the coding sequence ATGGACTCGCGCCCCGCCAAAAATGTTGCATTGCCCGGCCTCGAAACGCCGACGCCGATGATGGCGCAATATCTGAAATTGAAGGCGAAAGCCGGCGACTGCATGCTGTTCTACCGCATGGGTGATTTTTTCGAGCTGTTTTTTGACGACGCCAAGGCCGCATCACAAACGCTCGACATCGCGCTGACCTCGCGCGGCGAACATGGCGGGCAACCGATCCCGATGTGCGGCGTGCCGGTACACGCCGCCGAGGGCTATCTGGCGCGGCTGATCAAGGCCGGGCACCGGGTCGCGATTGCCGAGCAGACCGAAACGCCCGAAGAGGCCAAGGCGCGGGGCGGATCGAAGGCGCTGGTCGCACGCGACATCATCCGTTTTGTCACCGCTGGCACGCTGACCGAGGATAGCCTGCTCGACAGCTGGGCCTCGAACATTCTGGTCGCGCTCGCCGAGGCTGGCGGCGAAATCGGGCTGGCGGCGGCCGATATTTCGACCGGCTATTTCGAGGTGAGCTGCGTATCCGCGTCGGCACTCGAAGCCGAACTGGCGCGGCTGGGGCCGAGCGAAGTGGTCGCACCCGAAAGCTTTACCGCCCAACCCTATGGCGCAATCGAACGACCACGCGACGACTTTGACAGCATGGCAGGCAAGGGCGCACTCGCCGCGCATTTCGGCAGCACGGACTTTGCGTCGCTCAGCCGTGCCGAACTGGCCGCTGCGGGCGGCCTGCTCGCCTATCTGGAGCATGTCGGGCAGGGCAAGATGCCCTTCCTCAAAGTGCCGGTGCGACGCGAGGTGCAGCAATATCTGCTGATCGACCAAGCAACGCGCGACAGCCTTGAGATTACCCGTTCGGCCAATGGCGGCGGGCGGGCGGGTTCGTTGCTTGCCGAAATCGACCGGACGATTACTGGGGCGGGCGCGCGGCAATTGGCGGCCGACCTCTCTGCGCCATTGATGGACAAAGGCGCAATCGAAGCGCGGCTGGCGCTGGTGCAATGGTTCCACGATGCGCCCTTATTGCGTGACAGCACGCGCGCTGCGCTGCGCCAATTGCCCGATATTGCCCGCGCGCTAGGCCGCGTGGTGGCTGGGCGAGGAAGCCCGCGCGACTTGGGGCAAATTCGCGATGGCCTTGATGGCGCGCGTATCTTGCGTGAGCGGCTCGGCGCAATGGCGGAACGCCCCGCTTTGCTGGAAAGCCTGCTTCCTGCACTCGACGGACATGGCGCGATGGTCGACCTGTTCAGCCGTGCGCTGGTGCCAACGCCGCCGACCGAAGCCTCGCAGGGCGGCTATATCGCCGAGGGCTATGACGCCGCGCTGGATGCACTGCGGCTGGCGGGGCGTGATGGACGGGCTGCGGTAGCAGCAATGGAGGCGCGTTATCGTGCCTCGACCGGCATTTCCGCGCTGAAAATCCGCCACAACGGCGTGCTCGGCTATTTTGTTGAAGTGCCCGCCAAAAATGCCGACCCGCTAATGGCGGCAGGCAGCGGCTTTACCCACCGCCAGACGATGGCGGGCGCGGTGCGCTTCAACTCGCCCGAATTGCATGAGGAGGCGCTGCGGATCACGCAAGCCTCCGGCCATGCGCTGGCAGCCGAAGCCGCGCATCTTGAGGAACTGATCGGGCATGTACTCGTCCGCCGCGATGCGATTGCGGCAAGTGCCGATGCCTTGGCGCGGATTGATGTGGCAGCCGCCCTTGCCGAACGGGCGGCCGAAGGGCGCTGGTGCCTGCCTGAATTCGTTCCCGGCAACGAACTGCAAATCGAAGGCGGGCGGCATCCGGTGGTCGAAAGCGCATTGGCACGGCTCGGCGAACGCTTCATCGCCAATGATTGCGGCCTCGCGCCAGACAAGCGGCTGTGGCTGGTAAGCGGCCCCAATATGGGTGGTAAATCGACCTTTTTGCGGCAGAATGCCCTGATCGTGATTTTGGCGCAGGCGGGCAGCTATGTGCCAGCGAGCACCGCCCGACTGGGGCTGGTCGACCGGCTGTTCAGCCGCGTCGGCGCGTCGGACAATCTGGCACGCGGGCGTTCGACCTTCATGGTCGAGATGGTCGAGACGGCGGCCATCCTTGCGCAGGCGACCGAGCGCAGCTTCGTCATTCTCGACGAGGTTGGGCGCGGCACCTCGACCTATGATGGACTCGCCATTGCCTGGGCCGTGGTTGAGGGCATCCATGAAGCCAACCGCTGCCGCTGCCTGTTTGCGACGCACTATCACGAACTGACCCGTTTGGCGGACACGCTCGACGCGCTCTCGCTCCACCATGTCCGCGCCAAGGAGTACAAGGGTGACCTCGTCCTCCTCCACGAAGTCTCGGACGGCCCCGCCGACCGGAGCTATGGCATTGCGGTCGCCAAACTCGCCGGTCTGCCACCACCGGTGCTCGCACGCGCGACGCAAGTGCTGGAGAAACTCGAAAAGGGCCGCGCCGAAACCGGCGGGCTGGCGGCGGGATTGGGCGACATGCCGCTCTTCGGTGCCGCCCTCAATGCCGCCGAAGCCAAGGTCGATGCCGTGCGTGAAAAGCTGTCGGGCATGGATATCGACGCACTCACGCCACGACAGGCGCTTGATTTGCTTTACGAACTGAAGGGCTTGGCTGGGGAAGAGTGA
- the argB gene encoding acetylglutamate kinase, whose translation MMTNHAPDPAMLAKAETLTEALPYMQRYAGKTFVIKYGGHAMGDPEAARNFAEDVVLLKAVGINPVVVHGGGPQIGAMLKQLGVESRFVDGLRVTDAETAKVAEMVLSGAINKELVSWIAQAGGRAVGISGKDGGFVIAEKVEGSTRDPDSNIERAVDLGFVGTPKHIDRSLLDTISGSGMIPVVAPIGVDKTGQTYNINADTMAGAIAAALGAARLFLLTDVAGVLDKSGNLLTDLDPKQIGALREDGTVTGGMIPKLETCIAAVEGGTEAAVILDGRVPHVSLLEIFTARGAGTLVHR comes from the coding sequence ATCATGACCAACCACGCACCCGATCCAGCGATGCTGGCAAAAGCCGAAACCCTCACCGAGGCGCTGCCGTATATGCAGCGCTATGCGGGCAAAACCTTTGTCATCAAATATGGCGGCCATGCGATGGGCGATCCCGAAGCCGCGCGCAACTTTGCCGAGGATGTGGTGCTGCTGAAAGCCGTCGGCATCAATCCAGTGGTTGTCCATGGTGGTGGGCCTCAGATCGGTGCGATGCTGAAGCAGCTGGGCGTCGAAAGCCGCTTTGTAGACGGACTGCGCGTCACCGATGCCGAAACCGCCAAGGTTGCCGAAATGGTGCTGTCGGGAGCGATCAACAAGGAACTGGTGAGCTGGATTGCCCAAGCCGGGGGCCGTGCGGTCGGCATTTCGGGCAAGGATGGCGGCTTCGTAATCGCCGAAAAGGTCGAGGGTTCCACCCGCGATCCCGACAGCAATATCGAACGCGCGGTCGACCTTGGCTTTGTCGGCACACCCAAACATATCGACCGCAGCCTGCTCGACACGATTTCGGGCAGTGGGATGATCCCCGTGGTCGCCCCCATCGGCGTCGACAAGACTGGCCAGACCTATAACATCAACGCCGACACGATGGCGGGTGCGATTGCCGCTGCCTTGGGCGCGGCGCGTTTGTTCCTGCTCACCGACGTCGCAGGCGTGCTCGACAAATCGGGCAATCTGCTCACCGATCTTGATCCCAAGCAGATTGGCGCGTTGCGCGAAGACGGAACGGTTACCGGCGGGATGATCCCCAAGCTGGAAACCTGCATCGCCGCGGTCGAAGGCGGCACCGAAGCCGCTGTCATTCTCGACGGGCGGGTCCCGCATGTCAGCCTGCTTGAAATCTTCACGGCGCGCGGTGCGGGCACGCTGGTGCATCGGTGA
- a CDS encoding GxxExxY protein, whose product MNAELEAIASRVIDTSMAIHVDVGPGLLESVYETLLAARLEKQGFKVDRQLPVKAVIDRIVFPKAFQIDLLVNDTLLIELKSVEKLSPVHSKQTLTYLRLMKLPLGLLINFGGITLKEGLKRVVNNYREFGN is encoded by the coding sequence ATGAATGCCGAGCTTGAGGCTATTGCAAGTCGGGTGATTGATACGTCTATGGCCATACATGTGGATGTTGGTCCAGGTTTGCTGGAATCGGTATACGAGACTCTTCTCGCCGCACGCCTTGAAAAGCAGGGATTTAAGGTTGATCGGCAATTGCCGGTCAAGGCAGTCATTGACCGCATTGTTTTTCCAAAAGCATTCCAGATCGATTTGCTGGTGAACGACACTCTGTTGATTGAGCTGAAATCCGTCGAAAAATTATCACCCGTTCATTCGAAACAAACGCTGACATATCTACGATTAATGAAATTGCCTTTGGGGCTTTTGATAAACTTCGGCGGCATCACACTCAAAGAAGGACTCAAACGGGTTGTGAACAATTACAGGGAGTTCGGCAACTGA
- a CDS encoding tetratricopeptide repeat protein translates to MGLTTEEQKAVQAFRDEIVEPSMTKLVILDFWAEWCGPCKQLTPVLEKVAADYAEKGVLLAKVNVDENKFIAAQFQIRSIPTVYAMFQGQPVADLTSARTEPQLAAMLDQLLAKLPVQPGAVPDSGPSLDEVAAAGTEALAEGANEEAYAIFTEILGHDPEHKAALAGMLEALIALDRKEEAQAIHTSLTDEQRADPALERVGTMLAIAAEARDPEEIMALKAAVEAAPDNHQARFDLANALMAAGDRDGAADALLASIAADRAWNEGAARSRLLEIFSMIGLEDPWVAATRRKLSAILFG, encoded by the coding sequence ATGGGTTTGACCACCGAAGAACAGAAAGCCGTGCAGGCTTTTCGCGACGAAATTGTCGAGCCGTCGATGACCAAATTGGTCATCCTCGACTTTTGGGCGGAATGGTGTGGGCCTTGCAAACAGCTGACGCCGGTGCTGGAAAAGGTTGCCGCCGATTATGCCGAAAAAGGCGTGCTCCTCGCCAAGGTCAATGTCGATGAGAACAAGTTCATCGCCGCGCAATTCCAGATCCGTTCGATCCCCACCGTCTATGCCATGTTCCAGGGCCAGCCAGTCGCTGACCTGACCAGTGCGCGTACCGAACCGCAGCTTGCGGCCATGCTGGATCAGTTGCTGGCCAAACTGCCGGTCCAGCCGGGTGCGGTGCCCGATAGCGGCCCCAGCCTTGATGAAGTCGCTGCCGCCGGTACCGAAGCGCTGGCTGAGGGCGCGAATGAAGAGGCTTATGCGATCTTTACCGAAATTCTCGGCCACGATCCGGAGCATAAGGCAGCACTTGCCGGTATGCTCGAGGCATTGATTGCGCTCGACCGCAAGGAAGAGGCGCAGGCGATCCACACAAGCCTGACCGATGAGCAGCGCGCCGATCCAGCTTTGGAGCGCGTGGGAACGATGCTCGCCATTGCCGCAGAGGCGCGTGACCCCGAAGAGATTATGGCCTTGAAGGCCGCGGTGGAAGCCGCACCCGACAACCATCAGGCGCGGTTCGATCTTGCCAATGCCTTGATGGCGGCGGGCGACCGTGATGGTGCCGCAGACGCCCTGCTGGCTAGCATTGCTGCTGACCGGGCGTGGAATGAGGGTGCCGCGCGCAGCCGCCTGCTCGAAATATTCAGTATGATCGGCCTCGAAGATCCGTGGGTCGCAGCGACACGTCGTAAATTGTCGGCAATATTGTTCGGCTGA
- the folD gene encoding bifunctional methylenetetrahydrofolate dehydrogenase/methenyltetrahydrofolate cyclohydrolase FolD, with product MSNATIIDGKAFAAGLRARIAQAVPAFTAATGKVPGLAVVLVGDDAASAVYVASKGKATVAAGMASFEHRLPADTAQGDLIALVRQLNADDAVDGILVQLPLPKHLDEQAVVEAISPDKDVDGLTPISTGRLALGLPGLVPCTPLGSLMLLKDHIGDLSGKDAIVIGRSILVGKPMAQLLLGENCTVTIAHSRTRDLMERVQQADIVVAAVGRAEMVKGDWLKPGAVVIDVGINRLEPVNDEAKGRLVGDVDYSSALELASAITPVPGGVGPMTIACLLRNTLVAAHRRAGLADPEGL from the coding sequence ATGAGCAACGCGACCATCATTGACGGTAAGGCTTTTGCTGCCGGGCTGCGCGCCCGGATCGCGCAAGCCGTGCCGGCCTTTACCGCAGCGACAGGCAAAGTGCCTGGACTAGCCGTAGTGCTGGTCGGTGATGACGCGGCGAGCGCCGTCTATGTCGCGTCCAAGGGCAAGGCGACGGTCGCTGCCGGAATGGCGAGTTTTGAGCACCGCCTGCCCGCTGACACCGCCCAGGGTGACCTCATCGCGCTCGTCCGGCAGTTGAATGCCGATGATGCCGTCGATGGCATATTGGTCCAGCTTCCGCTTCCCAAACATCTCGACGAACAGGCCGTAGTTGAGGCGATCAGCCCCGACAAGGATGTCGACGGCCTTACCCCGATCAGCACCGGACGCCTCGCGCTCGGTTTGCCCGGGCTGGTGCCGTGCACCCCGCTAGGTTCGCTGATGCTGCTGAAAGACCATATCGGCGACTTGTCCGGTAAAGACGCGATTGTCATCGGCCGCTCCATTCTGGTTGGCAAGCCGATGGCGCAGCTTCTGCTGGGCGAAAATTGCACCGTCACCATCGCGCACAGCCGCACCCGCGACCTCATGGAAAGGGTGCAGCAGGCCGATATCGTGGTCGCCGCTGTCGGTCGTGCCGAAATGGTCAAGGGCGACTGGCTGAAACCCGGTGCGGTCGTCATTGATGTTGGCATCAACCGACTGGAACCTGTGAACGACGAGGCCAAGGGTAGGCTCGTCGGCGATGTCGATTATAGCAGCGCGCTGGAGCTGGCCTCAGCTATCACGCCGGTGCCGGGGGGTGTTGGCCCGATGACCATTGCCTGCCTGTTGCGCAACACGCTGGTCGCTGCACATCGACGGGCTGGCCTAGCCGACCCCGAAGGGCTATGA
- a CDS encoding MarC family protein, with amino-acid sequence MIDLFVSAFITFFVVIDPPGCAPIYASLTKGATAQQRRSMAIRASIIAAGILFVFALFGEDLLGALHIELNSFRIAGGIMLFLIAIDMVFEKRTERREERAQKIIETPEIEDVSVFPMAMPMIAGPGSIASVMLLMSQNQGLDRSLVVLGALGAVLLLTLIALVAAGPIMRVLGSKAEAVITRLLGVLLGALAAQFVIDGLRASFGA; translated from the coding sequence ATGATCGACCTGTTTGTTTCTGCCTTCATCACCTTTTTCGTGGTGATTGACCCGCCGGGCTGTGCGCCAATCTATGCCAGCCTGACCAAGGGCGCGACTGCACAACAGCGGCGCAGCATGGCCATCCGCGCGTCGATTATCGCGGCAGGCATATTGTTCGTCTTTGCGCTGTTTGGAGAAGATCTGCTCGGCGCACTGCATATCGAGCTCAACAGCTTCCGCATCGCGGGCGGGATCATGCTGTTCCTGATCGCAATCGACATGGTGTTCGAAAAACGCACCGAGCGGCGCGAGGAACGCGCGCAGAAGATTATCGAGACGCCAGAGATTGAGGACGTCTCGGTCTTCCCGATGGCTATGCCGATGATTGCCGGACCAGGCTCGATTGCGTCGGTGATGTTGTTGATGAGCCAGAATCAGGGGCTCGACCGCTCGCTGGTGGTGCTCGGCGCATTAGGCGCTGTGCTATTGCTGACGCTGATCGCACTGGTTGCCGCAGGGCCGATCATGCGCGTGCTAGGTTCAAAAGCCGAAGCCGTCATCACGCGCCTGCTGGGCGTATTGCTCGGCGCGCTGGCGGCGCAGTTTGTTATCGACGGGCTTAGAGCCAGCTTCGGCGCATAA
- a CDS encoding YggT family protein produces MLLALIQIIGYLITIVSTVVIVQFILSLLISFNVVSLSNNIVASLWHSLNMILDPFLKPIRRIMPDTGMIDFSPIVLIVGLRIIQMLLGGLAHDLYYSGL; encoded by the coding sequence ATGCTCCTCGCGCTTATCCAGATCATCGGTTATTTGATCACCATCGTTTCCACGGTCGTGATTGTGCAATTCATCCTCAGCCTGCTGATCTCGTTCAATGTCGTCAGCCTGTCGAACAACATTGTTGCGTCGCTCTGGCATTCGCTGAACATGATCCTCGATCCATTTCTGAAACCGATCCGCCGCATCATGCCCGATACCGGTATGATCGATTTTTCCCCCATCGTTCTGATTGTCGGCTTGCGCATCATCCAGATGCTGCTCGGCGGTCTGGCGCATGACCTGTATTATTCGGGACTATGA